TCTGGCCACTCATAGAACCTGAGAGAAACAGAAGAATGAACGTTgactctgtgttttgttttatagttgaacaacagcaacaaaaagagtTTGTTATTACTTAAGGTGGGGATGGCTGAGGAAGAGTAGAAAGTCCATTCTGTGATCCTAACACCTTGCTCATGTCTAGACACTGATGTGAAGAACAAAGTAGGCAACTCAGAGGGTGGTAAGCTATGGGGTTGTTTTCCAGTAGGTCTACGTCTACCCTGGTTCTTCCATGCCTGGCGTTTCCTATAGTGCCTAACAGCAACATCCCAGCCAAACTATTGTCTCAAGACTGATGCCCTACTGTTACAAACCCTTGATCCCCTTGCATGCAGAAGCTCCTGTGTGGTCCAGATACTGATGGAAGGTCAGATGACctgaagagaaaaatctcataaGCACCGAAAGACATGGGGACTTCAGTCGCTGTGCTTTACAGCAATCATCCTGTTCTTCCCTCTTTTTACCCAGCTAATTTATATGAAGGACACCAGTGGTGAATATCATCAGGCTTACATCATTCTGTCAGGTTATAGTAACTTTTCTTCTATGGGTCCAAATGTCTTCTACATTGATATTTTTGACCCTTGATAAAACAACAGTGGGTACAGAGAGGAGATTTCTTTTGAGTTGTCTCTTCAGTTCCAGGGATGGCGTCCCACCACACATGGTGCCTTTATTAAGCTCTTCCCAGGTGCCTTGTGCTTGTTATCTCTTGTCTCATCAGAGTTCAGATGAAAgtgtacagaagcaaaattaaatacttctttcTGCTGTAAAGCTCACTGTGCTACTTACTAAATATCCATTTGTCCAggttaatatatatttatgcatccAGCAACATACAATACTGTGTGTCGTGCTTGTCTTGATGTATAGTTCAAACTTGCTTTTCAGTGGCTTCAAGGAATTTGCATAAGTGTAGAATAATAACTTTAGTTTATTCACAGTGGAGAGATGCTTTAgctatttaattcattttaagcTTTGTTTACCAtaactactactttttttttttttctactgccagtcctggggcttgaactcagggcctgagcactgtcactagcttcactttgctcaaggctagcactctgccacttgagccacagcgccacttctggctttttctgtttatgtggtgctgaggaattgaacctaaggcttcatgtatgttaggcaggcactctaccgctgagccataatcccagcccctactatAACTTCTGTACAGCTAAATCTATATGTAcaccaaatatatacaaatgtacacAAACTTTTATATAAAACGAATGCTTCATAAACATTCTTTTATGtcctcatttatatatttatttttctcatcttaaaGCATACAGAAATTTACTGCAGTGATTTTTTGGAGCTGATTGAGTGATATTTGTAGTTAAATTTTGAAGTACTATTTATTAATTCTCAAGGATTAATTGTAACTAGTAGTATCACTATTTACAAAAACCAAcccagtgattaaaaaaaaatctccatgcttgttttgctttctctctggTGTTGTGTTATAAGTTTTAAAATCCTTTGGCCacactggccaaaacaaacagtCCTCCTGAGGAAAAGTCCCTGGGCCGCCGGCTCCTCACCCGCTGCTATGTGTTTGGAGTTGCTAGCCTAGTGAGGCAATTATAGTCGGCTTCATGTATGCCTCTGTTCCATGGCACTTCATGTGAGAGAACACAGGGAAAGCCGTGTGTGTGAAGATGGGGTTCCTCACATACAGGTAAAAGGGGGGAGGAAATGAATTGAACAGGGGGAATGTTTTCAGTTATGATTCTGTTGTTGGGACTGTTATGAGCAAAAGTCACACCCTAAAGTGCATGCCTGAATCTACAGCAAAATAAACAGCATTCAGCAAAAGAGATTCAATAGCAGGAAGGATTATTGTGAAGCATACTGACATATTGTGAAATGCTAACTAATATTAACTTGAGGTAGAACCACCTGGTCTAGAGAGATTGAAGAAGATTTtgtatttgtaatattttggaTTCAGCATAGGTTGCAGTTAGTCATCTGTTACCATGCTAACGCATGGAAGATTTCATTCTCTACTACTTTATGgataaacacaaaagaaaaacccttaaaaataaaaagaccagtattatattttatacatttcaagagaaaatgaacatAAACTAATCATCTTCCACAAAGTGGAAGGAAATTTGTTAGGAACTTACGTTCATCAACACTTGAACAGAAATTACGTTTGACATgaagaacaaaagaacaaatgcCAACCAGATAATTTTCAATGGAATGCCATTTTGAAACGTGGCATAGCAAATTTCAAAACAATACTTAAAATTACCAGGAATTTGATctatatttcttaatttcttctgtgGCCTACAGTTATTtgtactcattttattttcacttttggtcatattgtgatttgaactcaggactttgtgcttgctgggACCACACCTTCATCCCTACCTCTAacaggttattttggagacggaatctagcaaacttttctgcccaggctggaaccatgatcttctgtaTCTTGGCTGCCTGAGTATTACAAATTTGAGCCATTGGAACCTAgatctattcattttatttttgaagtaaaaaaaatgcAGTAGTGTTTAAAGAATTTTGACAAATGAGAATTTTTCTGAGGGTGACAGTGAGAAAGAGTAACTAGGGAGAATATTGAAAACCATGAGGCAACTTTTCTcatttatgtacatacacatttatTTGAAAAGAATATAACACCTTAGTATTTCCTCTAAGTCTGAGTAGACGCATTCCTAAATTACATGAGAGAACTTTTTACTTGAGTATAAAGAAACTTTAGTAATgatttgaaaagtaaaaatagaggAAGTCTGAATGACGATGATATTTAACTTGACATTTTTTGTAGATTAAGGAAGAAATATACATGGGTGATAGTTTAGACAAATACTTTGTTCAATCCTAAAAAATATGAAGTTGCATTGAACTTGATGATTCTATATTTACAACTTCATCATGAGTTATTTCTTTACTTGtaaaaattaaatgacttagaatctGTTTTGGAAGATTACTCAATTGTATACAGGTTCAGAAAAAGGATTAATCACAATATAAGGCAAAGACATAAGTATCTCTTTTGTATTGTGTTTTTTAATGATcaacttctattttattttattttatttttttggccagtcctgggccttggactcagggcctgagcactgtccctggcttcttcccgctcaaggctagcactctgccacttgagccacagcgccgcttctggctgtttttctgtatatgtggtgctggggaatcgaacctagggcctcgtgtatctgaggcaggcgctcttgccactaggctatatccccagccctctattttattttttaattactgagaaaatagttttttttattatctttaaatagtgtaCAAAAGAGCTCCAATTTAACACCCATTTATGCTCCTTGATTTGGATCACCATCTTCATCCTTTCTCAGAGAAAATTTTCATGATAAAATTTATGTCCAGAAACAGAAACCAGGCATTTCTTTGGAATGTACAAAATGATTCTGTAGACAATCTACTGTCATTGTAGAAAACCTGTAGTGTATTTAGTGCACAGAGAACCCTAGTATGACTTCTAGTCTTTCAACCTTCAGGCATGTATGACTTAACCTCTGTCATAACTGATAATCCTACAGATAGTACAAGAGTCCACATCTTGCATCCATGTAAACTTGTAATCTTTGACTCATTGATAGCTGTTTGAACAGGTATAAGGTGAATTTCACAGTGGTATAAATCCACACTTTACTGATAATTAGTGATATTGAGCATTTGTTCATATACCTCTTGGCCCTTAGGTTGGTTTTTAATGCTGAAATAAAAATGGACTTTCAGAACATAGATACCTCTCCTTCTCTCTATTAATATGTCCATCCTTGTTCAGTTTCTTCTGTCGCTCTCCCAGGTAGCACTGCCAACAAAGCCCATGGAAGGAGCAAATCACTCTGTAGTGTCAGAGTTTGTGTTCCTGGGACTCACCAGCTCTTGGGGTCTCCAGATGCCACTCTTCCTGTTCTCCTCTGTGCTGTATGTGTCAAGCATGGCAGGGAACTCCCTCGTTGTCTTCGCCGTGGCCTCTAATCCTCACTTGCACTCCCCCATGTACTTCCTATTGGCCAACCTCTCCTTCATTGACTTAGGGGTGTCTTCTGTCACCTCCCCCAAGATGATTTATGACCTTTTCAGAAGACGTAAAGTCATCTCCTTTAGAGGCTGCATCACTCAGATCTTCTTCATCCATGTCATTGGTGGTGTGGAGATGGTGCTGCTCATAGCCATGGCCTTTGACAGATATGTGGCCATATTTAAGCCTTTGCACTACCTGACCATCATGAGCCCCAGGCTGTGCATCTGCTTTTCAGTGGCTGCCTGGGTGGTGGGCCTTGTGCACTCTGTGGTTCAGTTGGCTTTTGTAGTGAATTTGCCTTTCTGTGGTCCTAATGTGTTGGATAGCTTTTACTGTGACCTTCCACGGCTCATCAAGCTTGCCTGCACAGAGATCTACCGACTGGAACTCATGGTCTCCATCAACAGTGGCTTTATCTCTGTGGGTACCTTCTCCATTCTGATCATTTCCTATGCTGTCATCATATTCACGGTTCAGAAACATTCTTCAGCCGGTTGCGCCAAGGCCCTGTCCACACTGTCAGCTCACATCATGGTGGTCATCTTGTTCTTTGGTCCTCTGATGTTCTTCTACACATGGCCATATTCTTCAACACACTTGGATAAGTTTCTGGCCATATTTGATGCTCTTGTCACTCCTTTTCTGAATCCTATCATCTACACACTCCGGAATCAGGAGATGAAGGAGGCCATGAGGAGAGCATGCAGACAGCTACTGAGTTACAGGAAGATCTCTTAAGTGATTGTATTGTGAATGGTCCTCTCTGAGCAGGGTAGTTTACAGCACATCAAACTCTGGgactattctttcttttcctcctatgATTTGATTATCTGAACTGATATGCAGGCTAGTTTCTCTTTTACTTAGAAGGGAGTGGCAATGTCTtctgaaaacaaaccaacaaattaCATATGAAGTATTTATAAAGGAAAGATTATGACATTCCTGAACCTTAATTCCTATGGAATGGAATTCATATAAAGTAAACTTAGACATACTGAAGAAGGAACACTACTCTCTGCCCTTCAGAATTTCTTCTAGTAGTACTCCATGTAGGTATTTATAGATAGATACTGAATTGTGAAACTTTTCTGTCTCCTCAGTCTGCACATACTCTGCCCCTTCCAGAACTTTCTCAAGATGTGCAGGAAAGGAGAATTGTGCAATAACACGTGCACACAGAGGAGTCTAATAAATGCATGTTGCTGATATGCTGGCCCACTCCAGCAGTGAGGCCTGTTGTTCTTCTGCCTCTAAGAAATCTCGCAGTTCCTCAAGGCCTGCCCCACTTTCCAGGGCATCGTTAGGGTGCATGCCATCAGCTTAGCAGTCACCAATGGACCAATGGTCTTCTCAATGGACAGTGCTGAGAGACAGATGTGGAActaatttatttgatttatttatgccTTTTTCTTGCCCTTTAGTTCTCCATAATGCTAACACCATGGGCCTCGGGTCCAACATGCGTATCCTCATTATTGACTTCCCTGGCTTCTTAATGCTTTCCACCATGGCATAAAGTTTAATTTCCATAAGCAATCCCTCACTTATAGTGACTCTAGTGCTCTTTCCAAACCCTTACACAGTCAACACCTCTTCTAGTCTAACCACTGCTGCATTGATGATTTCTACATTTGTGTAATATCTACTCTACATGGTGTTGGAGCAGGGGAAACATTTTATAGTCTACCCTGTGTCTTATCCTTGCACTGACAACAGAGCAGTGTGGCATTCAGCTAAGGTGCAATTACAATGCTACTCAATTTAGAATGTCATGACTCTGGGAAGAGCTCTTCATGCCATGTGGGGAAGCCTTGTGATAAACTGTGAAGCAGCTGTGGCATTGTGGTTACAACTCCTGTTGGAGCAGCTGTAGCTTTCACCATGGTTCTGGAAATTCTCCTCAGACACTTGAGAAATACAAACAGCTCTCAGACCTTCACTGCCCTGGGTTCCTCTCctatgtccatctgtctgtgcttGACCCTGTACAGAATCCCTTCCATCCAGTCTCT
This genomic stretch from Perognathus longimembris pacificus isolate PPM17 chromosome 23, ASM2315922v1, whole genome shotgun sequence harbors:
- the LOC125340657 gene encoding olfactory receptor 4F3/4F16/4F29-like; amino-acid sequence: MEGANHSVVSEFVFLGLTSSWGLQMPLFLFSSVLYVSSMAGNSLVVFAVASNPHLHSPMYFLLANLSFIDLGVSSVTSPKMIYDLFRRRKVISFRGCITQIFFIHVIGGVEMVLLIAMAFDRYVAIFKPLHYLTIMSPRLCICFSVAAWVVGLVHSVVQLAFVVNLPFCGPNVLDSFYCDLPRLIKLACTEIYRLELMVSINSGFISVGTFSILIISYAVIIFTVQKHSSAGCAKALSTLSAHIMVVILFFGPLMFFYTWPYSSTHLDKFLAIFDALVTPFLNPIIYTLRNQEMKEAMRRACRQLLSYRKIS